One window of Fundidesulfovibrio putealis DSM 16056 genomic DNA carries:
- a CDS encoding zinc-ribbon domain-containing protein, with translation MICNKCGQENQDDALSCGSCGHKLQSSQSGPGQLGFDDGGYVEPIPMLHEAGPATRRKTRKHVEAWAVALLAGGAAYGLSAAELYWPLFVLAGAAMAYALLRGLNWKG, from the coding sequence ATGATCTGCAACAAATGCGGCCAGGAGAACCAGGACGACGCCCTGTCGTGCGGGTCGTGCGGCCACAAACTCCAGTCTAGCCAGAGCGGGCCGGGACAGCTGGGCTTTGACGACGGTGGATACGTGGAGCCGATCCCCATGCTGCATGAAGCCGGACCTGCGACCAGACGCAAGACGCGAAAACATGTGGAGGCTTGGGCGGTCGCGCTTCTCGCGGGGGGCGCGGCGTACGGCCTGAGCGCAGCGGAGCTTTACTGGCCGCTCTTTGTGCTGGCAGGGGCGGCCATGGCCTACGCGTTGCTGCGTGGCCTCAACTGGAAGGGATGA